From the genome of Drosophila melanogaster chromosome 2L, one region includes:
- the Hrs gene encoding hepatocyte growth factor regulated tyrosine kinase substrate, isoform A, with the protein MSSEEELSIEEESLDTMTILKAKGHTFPELREADAMFTADTAPNWADGRVCHRCRVEFTFTNRKHHCRNCGQVFCGQCTAKQCPLPKYGIEKEVRVCDGCFAALQRPTSGSGGAKSGPRPADSELPAEYLNSTLAQQVQTPARKTEQELKEEEELQLALALSQSEAEQQKPKLQSLPPAAYRMQQRSPSPEAPPEPKEYHQQPEEATNPELAKYLNRSYWEQRKISESSSMASPSAPSPMPPTPQPQQIMPLQVKSADEVQIDEFAANMRTQVEIFVNRMKSNSSRGRSISNDSSVQTLFMTLTSLHSQQLSYIKEMDDKRMWYEQLQDKLTQIKDSRAALDQLRQEHVEKLRRIAEEQERQRQMQMAQKLDIMRKKKQEYLQYQRQLALQRIQEQEREMQLRQEQQKAQYLMGQSAPPFPYMPPSAVPQHGSPSHQLNNVYNPYAAGVPGYLPQGPAPAPNGHGQFQAIPPGMYNPAIQQPMPPNLQPGGLMQQPAPPGNPQMMPPMPENQFANNPAAILQLPQQHSIAQPPQIPFQPQPQQIPGQQPQQIPGQQPQQIPGQQPQQIPGQQPQQIPVQQPQPQPQMGHVMLQQHQAPPAAQAPPVTEIANNQVQAVAAAPAPPQNEPGPAPVKAEEPATAELISFD; encoded by the exons ATGAGCTCGGAGGAGGAACTTAGCATTGAGGAGGAATCCCTT GACACCATGACCATCCTGAAGGCGAAGGGGCACACTTTCCCCGAACTTCGGGAGGCAGATGCCATGTTCACGGCGGACACGGCGCCCAACTGGGCAGATGGCAGGGTATGCCATCGCTGTCGCGTGGAGTTCACCTTCACCAACCGGAAGCACCACTGCCGGAACTGCGGCCAGGTCTTCTGTGGCCAATGCACGGCCAAGCAGTGTCCGCTGCCCAAGTACGGCATCGAAAAGGAGGTGCGTGTGTGCGACGGCTGCTTCGCTGCCCTCCAGCGTCCGACGAGCGGCAGTGGAGGCGCTAAGTCCGGACCACGTCCGGCGGACAGCGAGCTACCGGCGGAGTATCTGAACAGCACTTTGGCGCAGCAGGTGCAG ACACCAGCTCGCAAGACCGAGCAGGAActcaaggaggaggaggaactgCAGCTGGCGCTGGCCCTCAGTCAATCGGAAGCGGAGCAGCAGAAGCCCAAGCTGCAATCCCTGCCACCCGCTGCCTATCGCATGCAGCAAAGGTCTCCCAGTCCGGAGGCACCGCCAGAACCCAAGGAGTATCACCAGCAGCCGGAGGAGGCTACCAATCCGGAGCTGGCCAAGTACTTGAACCGCAGCTACTGGGAGCAGCGCAAGATCAGCGAATCGTCATCCATGGCAAGTCCCTCGGCACCGAGCCCCATGCCACCAACGCCGCAGCCCCAGCAGATCATGCCCCTGCAGGTCAAGAGTGCGGATGAAGTGCAGATCGATGAGTTTGCCGCCAATATGCGCACGCAGGTGGAGATCTTTGTTAACCGCATGAAGTCGAACTCGAGCCGCGGTCGCAGCATCTCCAACGACTCCTCTGTGCAGACCCTCTTCATGACCCTGACCTCGTTGCACTCGCAGCAGTTGTCGTACATCAAGGAGATGGACGACAAGCGCATGTGGTACGAGCAGCTGCAGGACAAGCTAACCCAGATCAAGGACTCGCGTGCTGCGCTGGATCAGCTGCGTCAGGAGCATGTGGAGAAGCTGCGCAGGATCGCCGAGGAGCAGGAACGTCAGCGACAGATGCAGATGGCCCAGAAACTGGACATAATGCGCAAGAAGAAGCAGGAGTATCTGCAGTATCAACGACAGCTAGCATTGCAGCGCATccaggagcaggagcgcgAGATGCAGCTGcgccaggagcagcagaaggCGCAGTATTTGATGGGCCAGTCGGCTCCACCTTTCCCCTACATGCCACCATCGGCGGTGCCACAACATGGTTCGCCCTCGCATCAGCTCAACAACGTTTATAATCCCTATGCTGCCGGTGTGCCCGGCTATTTGCCTCAGGGTCCTGCACCGGCTCCCAACGGACATGGCCAGTTTCAGGCCATTCCGCCGGGCATGTACAATCCGGCAATACAGCAGCCGATGCCGCCGAATCTCCAGCCCGGCGGATTAATGCAACAGCCCGCGCCACCTGGAAATCCCCAGATGATGCCGCCCATGCCCGAAAATCAGTTTGCCAACAATCCTGCTGCTATCCTCcagctgccgcagcagcatTCGATCGCCCAGCCTCCTCAAATACCATTCCAACCGCAGCCTCAACAGATTCCTGGTCAGCAGCCTCAACAGATTCCTGGTCAGCAGCCTCAACAGATTCCTGGTCAGCAGCCTCAACAGATTCCTGGTCAGCAGCCACAGCAGATTCCTGTCCAGCAACCTCAGCCACAACCCCAAATGGGTCACGTaatgctgcagcagcaccaggCTCCTCCAGCAGCACAGGCACCTCCAGTTACCGAAATCGCCAACAATCAAGTCCAAGCGGTGGCTGCTGCACCTGCTCCGCCGCAAAACGAACCGGGACCCGCGCCCGTTAAAGCTGAGGAGCCGGCTACGGCGGAACTGATTAGCTTTGATTAA
- the Hrs gene encoding hepatocyte growth factor regulated tyrosine kinase substrate, isoform C gives MFRSSFDKNLENATSHLRLEPDWPSILLICDEINQKDVTPKNAFAAIKKKMNSPNPHSSCYSLLVLESIVKNCGAPVHEEVFTKENCEMFSSFLESTPHENVRQKMLELVQTWAYAFRSSDKYQAIKDTMTILKAKGHTFPELREADAMFTADTAPNWADGRVCHRCRVEFTFTNRKHHCRNCGQVFCGQCTAKQCPLPKYGIEKEVRVCDGCFAALQRPTSGSGGAKSGPRPADSELPAEYLNSTLAQQVQTPARKTEQELKEEEELQLALALSQSEAEQQKPKLQSLPPAAYRMQQRSPSPEAPPEPKEYHQQPEEATNPELAKYLNRSYWEQRKISESSSMASPSAPSPMPPTPQPQQIMPLQVKSADEVQIDEFAANMRTQVEIFVNRMKSNSSRGRSISNDSSVQTLFMTLTSLHSQQLSYIKEMDDKRMWYEQLQDKLTQIKDSRAALDQLRQEHVEKLRRIAEEQERQRQMQMAQKLDIMRKKKQEYLQYQRQLALQRIQEQEREMQLRQEQQKAQYLMGQSAPPFPYMPPSAVPQHGSPSHQLNNVYNPYAAGVPGYLPQGPAPAPNGHGQFQAIPPGMYNPAIQQPMPPNLQPGGLMQQPAPPGNPQMMPPMPENQFANNPAAILQLPQQHSIAQPPQIPFQPQPQQIPGQQPQQIPGQQPQQIPGQQPQQIPGQQPQQIPVQQPQPQPQMGHVMLQQHQAPPAAQAPPVTEIANNQVQAVAAAPAPPQNEPGPAPVKAEEPATAELISFD, from the exons atgTTTCGATCAAGTTTCGACAAAAACTTAG AAAATGCCACCAGTCACTTGCGTCTGGAGCCCGACTGGCCATCAATTCTTCTGATTTGCGATGAAATCAACCAGAAAGATGTCAC TCCCAAGAATGCCTTTGCCGCCATCAAGAAGAAGATGAACTCGCCCAACCCGCACTCCTCCTGCTATTCCCTCCTGGTCCTCGAGAGCATCGTCAAGAACTGCGGCGCACCCGTTCACGAGGAGGTGTTCACCAAGGAGAACTGCGAGATGTTCAGCAGTTTCCTCGAGTCGACGCCCCACGAGAACGTGCGCCAGAAGATGCTGGAGCTGGTGCAGACCTGGGCGTACGCCTTCCGCTCCTCGGACAAGTACCAGGCCATCAAG GACACCATGACCATCCTGAAGGCGAAGGGGCACACTTTCCCCGAACTTCGGGAGGCAGATGCCATGTTCACGGCGGACACGGCGCCCAACTGGGCAGATGGCAGGGTATGCCATCGCTGTCGCGTGGAGTTCACCTTCACCAACCGGAAGCACCACTGCCGGAACTGCGGCCAGGTCTTCTGTGGCCAATGCACGGCCAAGCAGTGTCCGCTGCCCAAGTACGGCATCGAAAAGGAGGTGCGTGTGTGCGACGGCTGCTTCGCTGCCCTCCAGCGTCCGACGAGCGGCAGTGGAGGCGCTAAGTCCGGACCACGTCCGGCGGACAGCGAGCTACCGGCGGAGTATCTGAACAGCACTTTGGCGCAGCAGGTGCAG ACACCAGCTCGCAAGACCGAGCAGGAActcaaggaggaggaggaactgCAGCTGGCGCTGGCCCTCAGTCAATCGGAAGCGGAGCAGCAGAAGCCCAAGCTGCAATCCCTGCCACCCGCTGCCTATCGCATGCAGCAAAGGTCTCCCAGTCCGGAGGCACCGCCAGAACCCAAGGAGTATCACCAGCAGCCGGAGGAGGCTACCAATCCGGAGCTGGCCAAGTACTTGAACCGCAGCTACTGGGAGCAGCGCAAGATCAGCGAATCGTCATCCATGGCAAGTCCCTCGGCACCGAGCCCCATGCCACCAACGCCGCAGCCCCAGCAGATCATGCCCCTGCAGGTCAAGAGTGCGGATGAAGTGCAGATCGATGAGTTTGCCGCCAATATGCGCACGCAGGTGGAGATCTTTGTTAACCGCATGAAGTCGAACTCGAGCCGCGGTCGCAGCATCTCCAACGACTCCTCTGTGCAGACCCTCTTCATGACCCTGACCTCGTTGCACTCGCAGCAGTTGTCGTACATCAAGGAGATGGACGACAAGCGCATGTGGTACGAGCAGCTGCAGGACAAGCTAACCCAGATCAAGGACTCGCGTGCTGCGCTGGATCAGCTGCGTCAGGAGCATGTGGAGAAGCTGCGCAGGATCGCCGAGGAGCAGGAACGTCAGCGACAGATGCAGATGGCCCAGAAACTGGACATAATGCGCAAGAAGAAGCAGGAGTATCTGCAGTATCAACGACAGCTAGCATTGCAGCGCATccaggagcaggagcgcgAGATGCAGCTGcgccaggagcagcagaaggCGCAGTATTTGATGGGCCAGTCGGCTCCACCTTTCCCCTACATGCCACCATCGGCGGTGCCACAACATGGTTCGCCCTCGCATCAGCTCAACAACGTTTATAATCCCTATGCTGCCGGTGTGCCCGGCTATTTGCCTCAGGGTCCTGCACCGGCTCCCAACGGACATGGCCAGTTTCAGGCCATTCCGCCGGGCATGTACAATCCGGCAATACAGCAGCCGATGCCGCCGAATCTCCAGCCCGGCGGATTAATGCAACAGCCCGCGCCACCTGGAAATCCCCAGATGATGCCGCCCATGCCCGAAAATCAGTTTGCCAACAATCCTGCTGCTATCCTCcagctgccgcagcagcatTCGATCGCCCAGCCTCCTCAAATACCATTCCAACCGCAGCCTCAACAGATTCCTGGTCAGCAGCCTCAACAGATTCCTGGTCAGCAGCCTCAACAGATTCCTGGTCAGCAGCCTCAACAGATTCCTGGTCAGCAGCCACAGCAGATTCCTGTCCAGCAACCTCAGCCACAACCCCAAATGGGTCACGTaatgctgcagcagcaccaggCTCCTCCAGCAGCACAGGCACCTCCAGTTACCGAAATCGCCAACAATCAAGTCCAAGCGGTGGCTGCTGCACCTGCTCCGCCGCAAAACGAACCGGGACCCGCGCCCGTTAAAGCTGAGGAGCCGGCTACGGCGGAACTGATTAGCTTTGATTAA
- the CG9961 gene encoding uncharacterized protein, isoform B, with protein sequence MLPIRQSLYQRAQTRFTKLRFPRFFSKDDCNGKQVKKLSLKNVDVAGKRVFMRVDFNVPMKDGKITNNQRIVSALPSIKYALDKKCFGIPLGASGWQKEQKV encoded by the exons atgctTCCAATTCGGCAGAGTTTATACCAAAGAGCTCAAACTCGATTTACAAAATTAAGATTTCCAAGATTTTTTAGCAAAGACGATTGCAATGGAAAGCAAGTAAAGAAGTTGAGCTTAAAAAATGTAGATGTGGCTGGGAAAAGGGTTTTTATGAG agtGGACTTTAATGTACCCATGAAAGATGGCAAAATAACCAACAACCAACGAATTGTTTCCGCACTTCCCAGTATTAAATATGCCTTGGACAAGAAAT GTTTTGGCATCCCACTTGGGGCGTCCGGATggcaaaaagaacaaaaagttTAG
- the CG9961 gene encoding uncharacterized protein, isoform A produces the protein MLPIRQSLYQRAQTRFTKLRFPRFFSKDDCNGKQVKKLSLKNVDVAGKRVFMRVDFNVPMKDGKITNNQRIVSALPSIKYALDKKCKSLVLASHLGRPDGKKNKKFSLEPVAKELESVLGQPVQFLDDCVGDSTLRALKDPSDGTVFLLENLRFYAEETGSSKDDNKKKVKADPAKVKEFRAKLAQLGEIYVNDAFGTAHRPHSSMMGDGYKVRAAGFLLDKELEYFAKVLHDPAKPFLAILGGAKIADKIPLITNLLNNVTAMIISGGMAFTFLKVLNGMEIGKSLFDEKGSELVNDIVCKAKEKDVNILFPIDFVIANKIDKEPDKVEHVDATQGIPEDMMGLDHGQASSQMFAGAICASKTIVWNGPPGLFENELFSKGTESMLEAVIGATNRGATTIVGGGDTATACLKFGGADKVSHVSTGGGASLELLEGKVLPGVAALSDA, from the exons atgctTCCAATTCGGCAGAGTTTATACCAAAGAGCTCAAACTCGATTTACAAAATTAAGATTTCCAAGATTTTTTAGCAAAGACGATTGCAATGGAAAGCAAGTAAAGAAGTTGAGCTTAAAAAATGTAGATGTGGCTGGGAAAAGGGTTTTTATGAG agtGGACTTTAATGTACCCATGAAAGATGGCAAAATAACCAACAACCAACGAATTGTTTCCGCACTTCCCAGTATTAAATATGCCTTGGACAAGAAATGTAAGTCCTTG GTTTTGGCATCCCACTTGGGGCGTCCGGATggcaaaaagaacaaaaagttTAGCCTGGAACCCGTGGCCAAGGAGCTGGAGAGTGTGCTGGGCCAGCCGGTTCAATTCCTGGACGACTGCGTGGGTGATAGCACCCTGAGAGCTTTGAAGGATCCCTCCGACGGCACTGTGTTCCTGTTGGAGAATCTTCGTTTCTATGCCGAGGAGACGGGCAGCAGCAAGGACGATAACAAGAAGAAGGTCAAAGCAGATCCCGCGAAGGTGAAGGAATTCCGAGCCAAGTTGGCGCAGCTGGGCGAGATCTATGTGAACGATGCCTTTGGAACAGCACATCGTCCGCATAGTTCCATGATGGGCGATGGCTACAAGGTGCGAGCGGCTGGTTTCCTGCTGGACAAGGAACTGGAGTACTTTGCCAAGGTTCTCCACGATCCGGCCAAGccctttttggccattctGGGTGGCGCCAAGATAGCCGATAAAATTCCACTGATAACGAACCTCCTGAACAATGTAACGGCCATGATCATATCCGGTGGCATGGCCTTCACCTTTCTCAAAGTGCTCAATGGCATGGAGATTGGAAAGTCCCTCTTCGACGAGAAGGGATCCGAGTTGGTCAACGACATAGTCTGCAAGGCGAAGGAGAAGGACGTGAATATACTATTTCCGATTGACTTTGTCATAGCCAATAAGATCGACAAGGAGCCGGATAAAGTGGAACATGTGGATGCCACACAGGGCATACCGGAGGACATGATGGGTCTGGACCACGGCCAGGCATCCAGTCAGATGTTTGCTGGCGCTATTTGTGCATCCAAAACCATCGTCTGGAACGGACCGCCAGGCTTGTTCGAAAACGAGCTATTCTCCAAAGGCACCGAGTCCATGCTGGAGGCAGTAATCGGGGCCACTAACCGAGGAGCCACCACAATCGTTGGTGGTGGGGATACGGCCACCGCTTGCTTGAAGTTCGGAGGCGCCGACAAGGTCTCGCATGTGTCCACCGGTGGAGGAGCTTCCCTGGAGTTGCTGGAGGGTAAGGTTCTGCCTGGAGTGGCTGCTCTTTCGGATGCCTAA
- the CG31689 gene encoding uncharacterized protein, isoform H, whose amino-acid sequence MEKLTQEFALRTMPDFATSSPFNIIFEDLYYRVEVGKDREKKSVLKGIKGTFKSGELTAIMGPSGAGKSSLMNILTGLTKSGVSGKIEIGKARKLCGYIMQDDHFFPYFTVEETMLMAATLKISNQCVSLKEKRTLIDYLLNSLKLTKTRQTKCSNLSGGQKKRLSIALELIDNPAVLFLDEPTTGLDSSSSFDTIQLLRGLANEGRTIVCTIHQPSTNIYNLFNLVYVLSAGRCTYQGTPQNTVMFLSSVGLECPPYHNPADFLLECANGDYGDQTEALAEAAKDIRWRYDQQLMQGEDADAPSETQVAKFNESQSPGQVQVQVQKIEIQNMESSKDLTKHTYPPTEYMRLWLLIGRCHLQFFRDWTLTYLKLGIHVLCSILIGLFFGDSGSNATKQISNVGMIMIHCVYLWYTTIMPGILRYPAEIEIIRKETFNNWYKLRTYYLATIITSTPVHIIFSTVYITIGYLMTDQPVEMDRFVKYLLSAVVVTICADGLGVFLGTVLNPVNGTFVGAVSTSCMLMFSGFLILLNHIPAAMRFMAYISPLRYALENMVISLYGNQRGQLICPPTEFYCHFKNAVTVLRQFGMEDGDFGHNILMILIQIAIFKVLSYFTLKHKIKTN is encoded by the exons AGAAGAAGTCCGTGCTGAAGGGCATCAAGGGTACGTTCAAGTCGGGCGAACTGACCGCCATAATGGGCCCCTCGGGGGCGGGCAAATCTAGTCTTATGAACATCCTCACCGGTCTGACCAAATCCGGCGTCAGCGGGAAGATCGAGATCGGGAAGGCGCGCAAACTGTGCGGCTACATTATGCAGGACGATCACTTCTTTCCCTACTTCACCGTCGAGGAGACCATGCTGATGGCGGCCACACTTAAAATCTCCAATCAGTGCGTCAGTCTGAAGGAAAAGCGAACTCTG ATCGACTATCTGCTGAACTCGCTGAAGCTGACGAAGACGCGGCAGACGAAGTGCTCCAACCTGAGTGGCGGCCAGAAGAAGCGCCTATCCATCGCCCTGGAACTGATAGACAATCCAGCTGTGCTATTTTTAGACGAGCCCACAAC CGGATTGGacagctcctcctccttcgACACCATCCAGCTGCTGCGCGGCCTGGCCAACGAGGGACGTACCATCGTGTGCACCATCCACCAGCCGTCGACGAACATCTACAATCTCTTTAACCTGGTCTACGTGCTAAGCGCGGGTCGATGCACCTACCAGGGCACGCCCCAGAACACGGTCATGTTTCTCAGCAGCGTGGGCCTGGAGTGCCCGCCCTACCACAATCCCGCCGACTTCC TGCTGGAATGCGCGAACGGGGACTACGGCGATCAGACGGAGGCTCTGGCGGAAGCGGCCAAGGACATACGCTGGAGATACGATCAGCAGTTGATGCAGGGCGAGGATGCCGATGCGCCCAGCGAGACGCAGGTGGCCAAGTTCAATGAATCTCAGTCACCGGGGCAGGTCCAGGTGCAGGTGCAGAAGATCGAGATCCAGAACATGGAGTCGTCGAAGGATCTGACCAAGCACACCTATCCGCCCACGGAATACATGCGACTGTGGCTGCTCATCGGCCGGTGTCATCTTCAGTTCTTCAGGGATTGG ACTCTTACCTACCTGAAGCTGGGCATTCATGTGCTCTGTTCCATTTTGATTGGCTTGTTCTTCGGCGATTCGGGCAGCAATGCCACCAAGCAAATTTCCAATGTCGGCATGATCATGATCCATTGCGTATATCTCTGGTACACCACCATTATGCCGGGCATATTGAGAT ATCCCGCCGAAATAGAGATCATCAGAAAGGAGACCTTCAACAACTGGTACAAATTGCGAACCTATTACCTTGCCACCATCATCACATCCACACCAGTCCAT aTCATCTTCTCGACGGTGTATATAACGATAGGATATCTGATGACCGATCAGCCCGTGGAAATGGATCGATTTGTTAAGTACCTACTAAGTGCGGTGGTGGTCACGATCTGTGCGGATGGTCTGGGCGTCTTTCTGGGCACCGTGCTGAATCCAGTG AATGGAACTTTCGTTGGCGCCGTTTCGACGTCATGTATGCTAATGTTCTCCGGCTTCCTCATCCTGCTGAATCACATTCCGGCTGCCATGCGATTCATGGCCTATATATCGCCACTTCGCTACGCCCTCGAAAACATGGTGATCTCGCTGTACGGCAATCAGCGTGGCCAGTTGATCTGCCCGCCCACGGAGTTCTATTGCCACTTCAA GAACGCTGTGACTGTGCTGCGACAATTTGGTATGGAGGACGGCGACTTTGGTCACAACATTCTCATGATCCTCATCCAAATAGCGATATTCAAGGTTCTGTCCTACTTTACGCTGAAGCACAAGATCAAGACGAActga
- the CG31689 gene encoding uncharacterized protein, isoform B, with the protein MDSSKLLKNVYGIDIHFEDLVYQVNVPKKPEKKSVLKGIKGTFKSGELTAIMGPSGAGKSSLMNILTGLTKSGVSGKIEIGKARKLCGYIMQDDHFFPYFTVEETMLMAATLKISNQCVSLKEKRTLIDYLLNSLKLTKTRQTKCSNLSGGQKKRLSIALELIDNPAVLFLDEPTTGLDSSSSFDTIQLLRGLANEGRTIVCTIHQPSTNIYNLFNLVYVLSAGRCTYQGTPQNTVMFLSSVGLECPPYHNPADFLLECANGDYGDQTEALAEAAKDIRWRYDQQLMQGEDADAPSETQVAKFNESQSPGQVQVQVQKIEIQNMESSKDLTKHTYPPTEYMRLWLLIGRCHLQFFRDWTLTYLKLGIHVLCSILIGLFFGDSGSNATKQISNVGMIMIHCVYLWYTTIMPGILRYPAEIEIIRKETFNNWYKLRTYYLATIITSTPVHIIFSTVYITIGYLMTDQPVEMDRFVKYLLSAVVVTICADGLGVFLGTVLNPVNGTFVGAVSTSCMLMFSGFLILLNHIPAAMRFMAYISPLRYALENMVISLYGNQRGQLICPPTEFYCHFKNAVTVLRQFGMEDGDFGHNILMILIQIAIFKVLSYFTLKHKIKTN; encoded by the exons ATGGATAGCAGCAAGTTGTTGAAGAATGTCTACGGCATCGACATTCACTTCGAAGATCTCGTCTACCAGGTCAACgtacccaaaaagccag AGAAGAAGTCCGTGCTGAAGGGCATCAAGGGTACGTTCAAGTCGGGCGAACTGACCGCCATAATGGGCCCCTCGGGGGCGGGCAAATCTAGTCTTATGAACATCCTCACCGGTCTGACCAAATCCGGCGTCAGCGGGAAGATCGAGATCGGGAAGGCGCGCAAACTGTGCGGCTACATTATGCAGGACGATCACTTCTTTCCCTACTTCACCGTCGAGGAGACCATGCTGATGGCGGCCACACTTAAAATCTCCAATCAGTGCGTCAGTCTGAAGGAAAAGCGAACTCTG ATCGACTATCTGCTGAACTCGCTGAAGCTGACGAAGACGCGGCAGACGAAGTGCTCCAACCTGAGTGGCGGCCAGAAGAAGCGCCTATCCATCGCCCTGGAACTGATAGACAATCCAGCTGTGCTATTTTTAGACGAGCCCACAAC CGGATTGGacagctcctcctccttcgACACCATCCAGCTGCTGCGCGGCCTGGCCAACGAGGGACGTACCATCGTGTGCACCATCCACCAGCCGTCGACGAACATCTACAATCTCTTTAACCTGGTCTACGTGCTAAGCGCGGGTCGATGCACCTACCAGGGCACGCCCCAGAACACGGTCATGTTTCTCAGCAGCGTGGGCCTGGAGTGCCCGCCCTACCACAATCCCGCCGACTTCC TGCTGGAATGCGCGAACGGGGACTACGGCGATCAGACGGAGGCTCTGGCGGAAGCGGCCAAGGACATACGCTGGAGATACGATCAGCAGTTGATGCAGGGCGAGGATGCCGATGCGCCCAGCGAGACGCAGGTGGCCAAGTTCAATGAATCTCAGTCACCGGGGCAGGTCCAGGTGCAGGTGCAGAAGATCGAGATCCAGAACATGGAGTCGTCGAAGGATCTGACCAAGCACACCTATCCGCCCACGGAATACATGCGACTGTGGCTGCTCATCGGCCGGTGTCATCTTCAGTTCTTCAGGGATTGG ACTCTTACCTACCTGAAGCTGGGCATTCATGTGCTCTGTTCCATTTTGATTGGCTTGTTCTTCGGCGATTCGGGCAGCAATGCCACCAAGCAAATTTCCAATGTCGGCATGATCATGATCCATTGCGTATATCTCTGGTACACCACCATTATGCCGGGCATATTGAGAT ATCCCGCCGAAATAGAGATCATCAGAAAGGAGACCTTCAACAACTGGTACAAATTGCGAACCTATTACCTTGCCACCATCATCACATCCACACCAGTCCAT aTCATCTTCTCGACGGTGTATATAACGATAGGATATCTGATGACCGATCAGCCCGTGGAAATGGATCGATTTGTTAAGTACCTACTAAGTGCGGTGGTGGTCACGATCTGTGCGGATGGTCTGGGCGTCTTTCTGGGCACCGTGCTGAATCCAGTG AATGGAACTTTCGTTGGCGCCGTTTCGACGTCATGTATGCTAATGTTCTCCGGCTTCCTCATCCTGCTGAATCACATTCCGGCTGCCATGCGATTCATGGCCTATATATCGCCACTTCGCTACGCCCTCGAAAACATGGTGATCTCGCTGTACGGCAATCAGCGTGGCCAGTTGATCTGCCCGCCCACGGAGTTCTATTGCCACTTCAA GAACGCTGTGACTGTGCTGCGACAATTTGGTATGGAGGACGGCGACTTTGGTCACAACATTCTCATGATCCTCATCCAAATAGCGATATTCAAGGTTCTGTCCTACTTTACGCTGAAGCACAAGATCAAGACGAActga